In the Engystomops pustulosus chromosome 2, aEngPut4.maternal, whole genome shotgun sequence genome, one interval contains:
- the LOC140116407 gene encoding histone H4: MSGRGKGGKGLGKGGAKRHRKVLRDNIQGITKPAIRRLARRGGVKRISGLIYEETRGVLKVFLENVIRDAVTYTEHAKRKTVTAMDVVYALKRQGRTLYGFGG; the protein is encoded by the coding sequence ATGTCTGGACGCGGCAAAGGAGGAAAGGGTCTTGGAAAAGGAGGCgccaagaggcacaggaaggtgCTGCGTGATAACATCCAGGGAATCACCAAGCCCGCCATCCGCCGCCTGGCTCGCAGAGGAGGAGTCAAGCGTATCTCCGGCCTCATCTACGAGGAGACCCGCGGCGTCCTCAAGGTGTTCCTGGAGAACGTCATCCGGGACGCTGTCACCTACACCGAGCACGCCAAGAGGAAGACCGTCACCGCCATGGACGTGGTGTACGCGCTCAAGCGCCAGGGCCGCACTCTCTACGGCTTCGGAGGTTAA
- the LOC140116409 gene encoding histone H3 — MARTKQTARKSTGGKAPRKQLATKAARKSAPATGGVKKPHRYRPGTVALREIRRYQKSTELLIRKLPFQRLVREIAQDFKTDLRFQSSAVMALQEASEAYLVGLFEDTNLCAIHAKRVTIMPKDIQLARRIRGERA; from the coding sequence atgGCCAGAACTAAGCAGACCGCCCGCAAGTCCACCGGAGGCAAAGCGCCCCGCAAGCAGCTGGCTACCAAGGCAGCCAGGAAAAGCGCGCCCGCCACCGGCGGAGTCAAGAAGCCTCACCGCTACCGCCCCGGCACCGTGGCTCTCCGCGAGATCCGCCGTTACCAGAAGTCCACCGAGCTGCTCATCAGGAAGCTGCCCTTCCAGCGCCTGGTCAGAGAGATCGCTCAGGACTTCAAGACCGACCTGCGCTTCCAGAGCTCTGCCGTCATGGCGCTGCAGGAGGCCAGCGAGGCCTATCTGGTCGGCCTCTTCGAGGACACCAACCTGTGCGCCATCCACGCCAAGAGAGTCACCATCATGCCCAAAGACATCCAGCTGGCCCGCAGGATCCGCGGCGAGAGGGCCTAA
- the LOC140116408 gene encoding histone H1A-like, giving the protein MAETAPAAAAPPAAEPAAKAKKQPKKAAAAKKSAKKPSGPSVSELIIKAVSASKERSGVSLAALKKALAAGGYDVDKNNSRLKLAIKAQVTKGTLLQVKGSGASGSFKLNKKQLDTKDKAAKKKPAAAKPKKPAAASAKKAPKSPKKPKKAPSAAKSPKKAKKPAAAAAKSPKKAAKKPKAAPKPKKVTKSPAKKAAKPKAAAAKSPAKKKAATKAKKPAAKK; this is encoded by the coding sequence ATGGCAGAAACCGCGCCCGCCGCCGCAGCTCCCCCTGCCGCCGAACCGGCCGCCAAGGCCAAGAAGCAGCCCAAGAAGGCCGCTGCCGCCAAGAAGAGCGCCAAGAAGCCCTCCGGCCCCAGCGTCTCCGAGCTCATCATCAAAGCCGTGTCCGCCTCCAAGGAGCGCAGCGGGGTGTCCCTGGCCGCCCTCAAGAAGGCCCTGGCTGCCGGCGGCTACGACGTCGACAAGAATAACAGCCGCCTCAAGCTGGCCATCAAGGCGCAGGTCACCAAGGGCACCCTGCTCCAGGTCAAAGGCAGCGGCGCCTCCGGCTCCTTCAAGCTCAACAAGAAGCAGCTCGACACCAAGGACAAGGCGGCCAAGAAGAAGCCCGCAGCGGCCAAGCCCAAGAAGCCGGCCGCCGCCAGCGCCAAGAAAGCGCCCAAGTCTCCTAAGAAGCCCAAGAAGGCTCCCAGCGCCGCCAAGAGCCCCAAAAAGGCCAAGAAGCCTGCAGCAGCGGCGGCCAAGAGCCCCAAGAAAGCGGCCAAGAAGCCCAAGGCCGCCCCGAAGCCCAAGAAAGTCAccaagagcccggctaagaaggcggccaagcccaaagctgctgccgccaagagcccggctaagaagAAGGCCGCTACTAAAGCCAAGAAGCCCGCGGCCAAGAAGTAA
- the LOC140117204 gene encoding histone H2A type 1-like, whose amino-acid sequence MSGRGKQGGKVRAKAKTRSSRAGLQFPVGRVHRLLRKGNYAERVGAGAPVYLAAVLEYLTAEILELAGNAARDNKKTRIIPRHLQLAVRNDEELNKLLGGVTIAQGGVLPNIQAVLLPKKTESSKPAKSK is encoded by the coding sequence ATGTCTGGACGTGGCAAACAAGGAGGAAAGGTCCGCGCTAAGGCCAAGACCCGCTCATCCCGGGCCGGCCTGCAGTTCCCCGTCGGTCGTGTGCACAGGCTCCTCCGCAAGGGCAACTACGCCGAGAGAGTCGGGGCCGGCGCTCCCGTCTACCTGGCCGCCGTGCTCGAGTACCTCACCGCTGAGATCCTCGAGCTGGCCGGCAACGCCGCCCGGGACAACAAGAAGACCCGCATCATCCCCCGCCACCTGCAGCTGGCCGTGCGCAACGACGAGGAGCTCAACAAGCTGCTGGGAGGAGTCACCATCGCCCAGGGAGGCGTCCTGCCCAACATCCAGGCCGTGCTGCTGCCCAAGAAGACCGAGAGCAGCAAGCCCGCCAAGAGCAAGTGA
- the LOC140117205 gene encoding histone H2B type 1-O-like, whose product MPDPAKSAPAPKKGSKKAVTKAQKKDGKKRRKTRKESYAIYVYKVLKQVHPDTGISSKAMGIMNSFVNDIFERIAGEASRLAHYNKRSTITSREIQTAVRLLLPGELAKHAVSEGTKAVTKYTSAK is encoded by the coding sequence ATGCCTGATCCCGCCAAGTCCGCCCCAGCGCCCAAGAAGGGCTCCAAGAAAGCCGTCACCAAGGCCCAGAAGAAGGACGGCAAGAAGCGTAGGAAGACCAGGAAGGAGAGTTACGCCATCTACGTCTACAAGGTGCTCAAGCAGGTGCACCCCGACACCGGCATCTCCTCCAAGGCCATGGGCATCATGAACTCCTTCGTCAACGACATCTTCGAGCGCATCGCAGGGGAAGCCTCCCGCCTGGCTCACTACAACAAGCGCTCCACCATCACCTCCCGGGAGATCCAGACCGCCGTCCGCCTGCTGCTGCCCGGAGAGCTGGCCAAGCACGCCGTGTCCGAGGGCACCAAGGCCGTCACCAAGTACACCAGCGCCAAGTAA
- the LOC140116896 gene encoding histone H4-like: MSGRGKGGKGLGKGGAKRHRKVLRDNIQGITKPAIRRLARRGGVKRISGLIYEETRGVLKVFLENVIRDAVTYTEHAKRKTVTAMYALKRQGRTLYGFGG, encoded by the coding sequence ATGTCTGGACGCGGCAAAGGAGGAAAGGGTCTTGGAAAAGGAGGCgccaagaggcacaggaaggtgCTGCGTGATAACATCCAGGGAATCACCAAGCCCGCCATCCGCCGCCTGGCTCGCAGAGGAGGAGTCAAGCGTATCTCCGGCCTCATCTACGAGGAGACCCGCGGCGTCCTCAAGGTGTTCCTGGAGAACGTCATCCGGGACGCTGTCACCTACACCGAGCACGCCAAGAGGAAGACCGTCACCGCCATGTACGCGCTCAAGCGCCAGGGCCGCACTCTCTACGGCTTCGGAGGTTAA